DNA from Delphinus delphis chromosome 8, mDelDel1.2, whole genome shotgun sequence:
AAATCCCACTCAGCCAATTGGCCCGCAAACCCCACAAGTGTGTGATAGTAAGCTAACTTTTGATGCTATAACTACAATCCGGGGAGAATTGATGTTCTTTAAAGACAGGTAAGACATCAGTTCTTCTTTGTGTTATGTATGTGTAATAACAGGACTCACTGCTATGGGTACATATGGGCCACTACTATGCTTCACACATTGTTTATCTTACATTTGTTTAcatacattattataattatagttGAGTGTAAACAATTGCTTGCTCTTGCACAACATAATGAACTTATAACAACCTTTTCCCCAGCATGTATTTTGTCATTTGATTCTCATAAAAATTACCATTGAAGTAGAAAATCAGTAAATATAATTCCATTCTACAGATCAGTAAAgtaaagcagagagaaggaaagagatcctTCAGGGCACAGAGTTTCTTGGCAACAAAGCGGTAATTGGTCTTCTGACCTCTACTCCAGGCCTCTTCTCATTTTTGTCACTCTTTAGAATGATAAGTATGTCAGTATTTTATTAGGAGAAATCAGTCCTTTTCATAGCACCATCATGCTGAGAAGGATTGTGTAGACCCCTTTTAAGTATCATCCTGGAAAAGACAGCCCTTCCAAAGCCTGTGGTCATAATAGGACTCTGTCTCCACCCCTTTACCCTGGGAGGGGGCAAAGAAAGATAGGAGCCATTGCAGGGAGAATCCCCGAGAATTCATGAGGACCCTGTCTGTTGAGGGTCAGGGGATATGGGCAGTCACAATGTGCTTCCCTCCTCAGAGGAGGATCCTAGAACTCCCTCAGCAGTGTGTGGCCTCAGGAAGGCTAAGGTCCCCTCACACACAAGGAATAGGCCTGCTCTGCATACAGTTCTGATTCCTAAAGGACAAggcaaaataataatacagtCATTTTCTGAATAATACAGTCTGCCGCACATAGAAAGTAAGGATGCTCTAAAAGGCTCCCTTCTCCTCACCTCTCTTCTTGGAGTGTCACTGGAACTGTTTTACCACTTTGTGATCATATCTACCCCAGAAAGCAGTGTATTGGCTCCTAATGCTTCCCATCCTGTGCTTTACTATTTCTGAGTATAAAAGATAAGGATGGATATAAACCATACAGGGTGTGGCTCAGTGCTGGGGAGTGCTAGGAAAGACTTGGTTTTAAAGGAAAGCTGTCAATATAGCAGGATGTGCTTATCAAAGCAAGTATTTGAAGGATGACTCCAAAGAACAGGAAAAAGTCTAGGATTTGCAAGAACTGAAAGGACACTGAGATCATTTAAATGTCACCAGGTCATGAAGCCACAGAAGGTTAAGTCTAGAAACAGTAATAGTaactgacttgcccagggtctcaCAGCCAGGCAGAGGCAGGACTGGATCGAGAAGTCAGATTTGACTTCCAAGGCCAGAGTCTTCCCTGTGGCCTGGAATTGGGAAAACTCTTCTGTCGGCCCATGTGACAGTCTATGCTTTGTCGTTACCCCAGTCAACTTTGTAAACCACCAACCAAAGGAAGACAAAGGGAGTAGCTGCTAGATCTGAGTTTAAAGTTAACCTTTGCCTCTTAACAGTTGCATGGCCTTGGacacctcccttcccctccctgaccTCAATTGCTAATCTGTGAGATGAAAGCAATGTTCTCTTGTAGGATATTTGTGAGGTAGGGCATGATGTAGGTAAAGTGTGCACTAAATGTAGGATGTTAGCGCTGTGTCCTAGGCCCTGGTGTGCTTGCCAAAGATGATTGTTACATTTCGAGAATTTTgcaagctggttgttaaacagcattattaaaagttaaattattaaCTTTAGAGTTAAATTATACAACTTACAATTGTATTTAAACCAAAGGTAATAAAAGTAATCAGAATTCATCCCTTTGTAATTGTTTTGCtgcattttactatttatttatgttcCTGAGGCAGTTTATGCCTGATGTATCCGTAGAGTGGAAACACTATACAGTGGTGCACCACCGCAAATCTCTTGATTTGCAGTGGTTGTAATATTTCCACCATGAAAATAAGCAAATGCTACAAACCAGgactcctccccagccccatcgTGGAGAGCCAGATGTTAAACATTTATGAGCACACTACTAGTGCCAGCAATAGAAGGACCTGAATGACAGCCAGAGCTTGCTATGGATtagataaaaacatttttccttctttcaaatcAGGTTCTACATGCGCACAAATCCCTTCTACCCAGAAGCtgagctcaatttcatttctgttttctggcCCCGTCTGCCAAATGGACTTCAGGCTGCTTATGAGGTTGCCGATAGAGATGAAGTTCGGTTTTTCAAAGGTAATGTTTCCAATTATCTTTCAGTTTTTATGCATTAAAGTTTCTTCTGCTTTTGGGCTGATATATGAGACTACTAGCTACTTTATTTCCATAGACTTAGGAAAATCTAGCAAATCAATGGGAGTCTATCACTTTAGTTAAGAATTGCATGGTGCACGTCTGAATAAATTTAAGTGAATAGCATATGACTGGAGATACATGTTTTATGGCCTGCTCGTGAATGTGGACTTATGTAGCTGTTTTCTGTGCaaactgtttatgtattttaaaccCTCTCCACATTCTTGGGGTGCTCAGGAGTAAAACTGAGAAGATGGAACAGAAACATTTGAGTTGGATGGTTTCCTAGAGCCTATTTTATACTAATAACTCTCCTGAGAGAGGAGACCCCACAGGGCAGCCAGATGGGGGTGCTGCATCCTTGATGTCAGAGTATGGTCTTCAGACCAGCAGCACTGACACTGTCCTGGGATCtgttagaaattcagaatctCACTTAACCATAATACTGACaaagttcatccatattgtcagATCCTATTCCAGACCTTCTCGAAGTTTAACAAGATTGCCAGGCAATTCGTACGTACATTAAAGTGTGAGAAGTCCTGAACTACCATGAATAGAATGGGGTAAACTTCTTTGATTCTATCAGAATGAAACATGCTCCAGTGATCAGCTCCTGACTTTGAAGACACTATGCCAAACATCAGTATTTCTCCAAATGTATGTTTGGCATAGTGCAGACAAACATTAAGACACCTGACCCAGTCACACACTCAAGGCAAAGAACTCAATACAGTTCAGATGGGCAAAAAACTTTGAAACGGGCTTTCTAGCCCTTatataatgaaattaaatgagattttagATACACAAAGTTTCAGACTGGTTTTTCCTGAGAGATAAATGAGGATACTTGAGCGAAAAGTACAAGCCTGGCTACAAGACGTAAGACCAGTTTTATATGCCATGGAGTTTACTAAGTCTAAATATGCAGAATCTGGACACAGCCTAAATTCAAGTACTTGGAACTGTAGTCAGGTGCAATGATTTCTACCCTGGGTTGCTAGTCATTACAGATTGTGAGTCATTACAACACTCTGGCCTTTAGGATACCCTTGGTGTGAACTTCCACAACCCATGGGCAACCTGGAGAAGTGAGGTTTCTATCACTGAGGTGGCACGATGAACTCTGTAGTCATTTGAACATCTGGCTTTGGAAGGAAGCCCCCAACTCCACAAACCAGTCATTCTCAAAGCTTGCTACAGGTTAGACGTGTctaggaaattaaagaaaaatactgatttaATTGGTATGGGGTAGGATACCAACAacggtatttaaaaaaaaataaatctccctagatgattctaatgtgcagtcagGATACTCCTCTAGCACACGAGACTAAGCATTTAGCTGGAAATCCACTTACTGTCTACTGGTGCCCTGGGCAAGTGTTTTCATCCTGTTCCTTGATTTGCAGGTAATAAGTACTGGGCTGTCAAGGGGCAAGATGTGTTATACGGATACCCCAAGTACATCTACAGATCCTTTGGTTTCCCTAGGACTGTGAAGAACATCGACGCTGCTGTTTCTGATGAAGATACTGGGAAAACGTACTTCTTTGTTGCTAACAAATGCTGGAGGTAAAGACTGGGTACAGAAAATGGTAGGGTATCTATTCTTTCTACATAGAGAGAAGTTACTAAattgaaacatataaaaatgagTCTCATAGTGCCTTGGCTAGCTGCCTTTTCTGGGAATGGCTGTAGCTTGTCCAGCTTCCAAGTTGGTTGACCAATAATCATCACGTAATTCCTGTCCCAGAGATCCAGGGAGAATGTGGACCTGAATTTGAAAACGAAGATGTGAAAAGGAGGGCATTCATCTTCATAAGGCTGCTGTAGCCAACAGGAACTTATCTTTCACTGCATTTGACATTAATAGCACCTACTGGAGAAGTAGAATTAGATGTTGGAGTTCAGAGGGAACTTATAAATCTTCTAGACCACCCAACATCCTACCTCACATCGTCCCACCTCCTATTTTTACACATGACCTATGGAATTAAAAGGTCTTATTACATTCTTGCTGGTGAATTCCCTGTAATGGTTTTGTGAAGGCTACACATTTAACAAATAGTTCTGAcacttctaattatttttttaccaGGTATGATGAATATAAACAATCCATGGATGCAGGTTATCCCAAAATGATAGCAGAAGATTTTCCTGGAATTGGCAGCAAAGTTGATGCTGTTTTCCAGAAAGACGGTaggtgaatatatacatatttcctcTATTTTGTTGCCATGGAATAGCATCAGTATTGTTATTTGGAacagaaaataccaaaaatatttattctcacaAATGACTTGGATTTTTGAAGAATTAAAGTTAAACCTAGAAATCACTTGTATAAGGTAATAagtctcttttgttttatttctaggatttttctatttcttccatggAACAAGGCAATACAAATTTGATaccaaaactaagagaattttgaCTCTCCAAAAAGCTAATAGCTGGTTCAACTGCAGAAAAAATTGACCACCtgttaaaaagttaaacagaaaaatatatttcaggagtcCAAGGAAGGTGCTTTCCTGAAGagacatatatttaaataaaatacagagttATGAAGTATAATCTTATTTATACCCCATTCTGCATAATTTTTATGACTTAGAATGTAATGTTTTATGTACTGCTATAATTTAGTTCCACAAATAAGGTCAAATTCATGGCTCCACAGTTCAATTCTCTGCAGATGTGGAAGGAAGGAATAGGCAGTCACATTTGGATAGTCCTGGCCAGTGGATTGTGCCCAGAAGTGACCAATATCACTTCCAGATGGAATCATTGGATTGCTGGTGCAAACTTCTCCAGCGCTGTGATGATTGTAAAAGCACATCTTGAGAGAATTTCCACAAGGTTGAAGAAGCCTGAATTCCTGGGCCAACACTCTGAACAGTTACCTTAAACCTCAGTAGATTTTGCTTAAGAAATAAACTTTcattgtgttaagccactaagATTTTAGATTTTGTTAAAGCTGTGTAACCCAGTTTTTCCAGACAAACATTATCTAGTTTATCACGCCTAATTTGGGAGGATGTTAATGGAGGTAGGAGTCCTGTGGGTAGCTTCCAAGCCCTATGAGTTTTCTGAGTAGCTCAGAGAGTGCTCAGAGTGTTTGCAGACTTTCCAAATACACAGAGAGTCTTGAGAATATTTTTTGAGTTATTCATGATTCTGAGGCAGGCAGTTCTCAACTCAAGAATTTGGACAGCAGTGTAACCTTCACTTTGGACAAATCTCTCTCtccattaaacatttttatattaaagtataACATAAATGCAGAAAAGTGCACATATCATAAATGTTCATGTCAATGAGTTATCACAAAATTAACAACCCCACGTAATTCTCACTCAGTAAACAAAACATTACCAGTGTCAGGGAGGGGGAAATATCTCCCTTACCCGTTTTGAGCTCTTGTGGCTGAACTAATAATAAagttgacacaagacagattaacagaagaaaaagaaagttaatttAATTCATGCACATGGAGGTATCATAGAAATGAGACCTAAGGATTGGctaaagcaggcagcttttatactttttagataaagaaacaataaatttgtgaggaactgagaagaggaagaaagttaATTGGTGAAGAACCTAAAGagagtttgggcttggggtagtaaaCTAAAACAGTAACAAGGTTTGTATATTCAGTCCTACATCCCTATCTCTGGAGATAAGGATGTCCTACTACCACCAGATGCAGGGATGACACTGCTGTCAATCTGATCCCCCCATAAGTACTGATATGACAGGTGTTTATGATGAGGGCTCTCAAAAAAGTCttcctttcaaattaccaatTTATAGGATCCAACATCTGGCCATTGATGTGTAGGatattatattcatttcaaaTACTGAGTCAAACCAGTAAGCCTTTTTTGTGGCTTAACCAAAGATGCAAGAGACATCTCACAAGAGAGTATGTATCCCTCACATGATCCCATCACTGCTCAACTCTTTCTTAGCTTAGTTCTTCAGAATAAGAGTCTGAAACAGGAATTCTTTGGTGTTGTCATTGTGGGAGGAGTGCTCTCAGGAGAAGAGGAGTGGGGGACATAGTTTAGAACAGGGAAAAAGCTAAAGAATGTGATCTCAAACAGAGCTTGCTTTGATCTTATGAACAAGGAGCTCTGGAGCAAAAACTGAATTACAGTGAGTCCCACCTTGAGGCAAAGGAACTAGACTTTTGCACCTCTGTGTCAATCAGTTATCAGTTGAGGTCTGTTTTGGGGAGAGGAGCATTGCTCCCAGGCAAGATGATCCCATTTGGCAAAGTAACAGGGGACAACTGGAAGTTGTAGCAGTCAACACTTGCAGTATCCATGAGGATGCCGAGGGGGATCTGGGGACAGTACCAACAGCATTCTCTATATATTCTCTATCTCCCAGAGTAACCACTATGCTGACCTCTAATACCTTAGATTAAATTCACCTATTTTTTAACTAAATTAGAACAACTGTGTATTATTTTGTATCTACCTTATTGTGTTGAACATTATTTATCCACTGGTAATGGGCTTTGTGTTGTTACCATTTGGGgacttttataaataatgttgcacaTATGTAGGCATTTCTGTTGATTATATACTGAAGAGTGCAATTGCTGAGTCATAGAGATTATCAGACACTCTTCAGATTCTTCCTTGGCCTCATCTTTCTTTTATCCCTGACACAGCAGTGGTGACTGGCTTTGTACAGGTTCTAAACCAGCTTCTAAACTAGAAGCTGTTCTCGTTGGTCTGTGCAGTGTGTTTCTTGCTTCCTTCTCTAGgtttttccatcttttctgttGATGTTCCATCCAGCTCTGTTATGGAACTCATTCAGAGCTCATGAACATACAATCTAGAAGTGAGAAGAGTAATAATTTGTGGGACAAATATTTTACCAATGTGAGAgtaatggatgaataaatgcatttccctttctttcttcagaaGGGTGTTTCTAAGACACATTTCCAGTAGTCCCTCAGACAGTCCCATATCGTACAACACATTTCTCATATCTGTATACAGTTGACAATTCATCTGTGTATTGTCTCTCCTGCTTTCCCTGCTTCACTCTCCATGTCTCTCAATCCAGCTCCCTGGATTACACTTAAattttgtctcaggctctgctttctagGAATGCTAGAGTAAGATAACTTGTGCTGAAATGTGGTAGTGATAACGCTTGGTATGTAGTGGCATCACAGTTACTAAGACTTTCATCTGTGGTTGATTGTGAAAAGATGATGAATGGTGAGGTGTTGGGTTATCAGGTGTCTGGGACACTTCAACAGTATGAGAGGGAGggtaattttaagaaatgtgGAGTGAGCTGGTTAACTGCCCTGGAAATTTGATAAAGAAAGTAATAGGCTCAGAGAAGCCAAATATCAACTCAAGACATACTGTGAAAGCTAACAGATTTTAATGGCAACATTTAAGAAAATCCTCATCTATTGTAGACTATGCCAAAAATCAATCCCAGATCTAACTGCAAAATTGGACACTTTCTAGCTGGAATAATGGGTAAACAAACCTGAAAATCTTGAACATCTAAACTTCTCTGAAAGCTCCACATGGGTAGAAGTATCAATAATATCTCCCTCTTGACAGAGGAGGACAACTTACCCTTGTGTAGAGAATCAACAAAGACCATATGTGACTCAGCATCTCACAAGATAATGCTCGTCCTCCTCCCAAATTATCTCCCTCACCCCTCATCATTTTCAGGCAAATGACTAAAGTCAGGTCTCAGTTTAGCTCAAATCCTAGCTATAGCAGGAAATCACTAACACACCAAACTTGTTGTGGAGTGATTTGAGAGGAGAGTTTGGAGATTTCCCTTACTTTCTATAAGCCCAGTTGTgctgaaaagtattttttattaaatatagttgatgtacaatattatgttagtttcaaatgTACTATATAGTAATTTGAcgtttgcatacattatgaagtgATCACTATAATTAGTCTAGCCATCTGTCCCCATGTAAAGTTATTACAATACTATTGACCATATTTCTTATGCTGTATAATACATCCCTGtagcttatgtattttatatctgaaaatttgtacctcttaatcttcttcacctatttcaccccttcccacctctctcccctctgacaaccacctgtttgtactctgtatctatgagtctgttttcattttgttatgcttgtttatttctttttttttagattccacatatagtgaGATCAAATAGTATTTATcattctctgtttgacttatttcacttaaccatAATACCCTTTAGATGCATCCACATTGTGGCAAATGgtaatatttcccttttttatgactgagtaatatatCATTACATTTAtataccagatcttctttatAAATACAtctattaatggacacttaggttgcttccattacttTCCTATTGTAcataatgctacaataaacattggtgtgcatatacctttttgaatttgtgttttttctttcttcaggcaaatacctagaagtgaaattgctgttCTACTTCGCTATCACATATGacagttcaatttttaatttttaaggaacctccatgctgttttccatagtggttacacaaatttacactcctaccaacagggcatgagggttgtcttttctccatatccttgttatttattgtctcctggatgacagccattctgacaggtgtgagtagTATCTACATGAGGTTTTGATTTACTTGACCCTAATGATTAGTGctattgaacatattttcatgtgtctgtgggccatctgcatgtcttctctagaaaaatgtgtattcaggtcctctgacaatttttaaattaagttgcttgtttgtttgtttgtttatgttgagttttatgagttctttttagtttttggatattaattctttatcggatatatcatttgcaaatatattctcccattcagtaggctgtcttttcattttgttaatagtttcttccctgtgcaaaagctttttattttgttgtagttccatttgtttatttttgttattattttccttGCTGAGAAGACAGTCAAAAGAGTATTGCTAAGATCACTGTCAAAGAGcatactatgttttcttctaagttttatggtttcaggttttacattagagagtttaatccattttgtgtttatttttgtatatggtgtgagaaagtagtctaATTTGATTCTTGtgcatttagctgtccagttttcccaataccattttttgaaaagactctgtttccttcattgtatattcttgcctcctttgttgtagattaattgattgAAATTAAAACCAAGACTTCCTGTTTTCCACAACAGTGTCCTAAATGCATTTCTAAAACTAAAAGGCTTCACTGAAATTTTCTTGGGCTTCTTTTTTTGATAGGCAATAAGTTCTGGGCTGTCAGAGGAATTGAGGGGCAAGCAGGTTATCTAAGAGGCATCCACACCTTGGGTTTTCCTCCAACCATAAGGAAAACTGAAGCTGTTTCTggtaaggaaaagaagaaaacatacttCTTTGTAGAGGACAAATACTGGAGGTAAGAAGCAATAGGAATGACTTTGTATGGAGCCtaattaggaaaattattttctttctttaaggatATCCCCCACTCCCACAATCAAACTTCCTCTAACTTCAAACTTTCTGATTGTGAGGAAAACAACTTGTAATTACTCAACTTCCCAGATATAACAAAGGACTCTCAGAACGGCTTATCCCTGGGTTATATGTCCAGACACCAAAAGACATCAGGAGAGACAAACTGAGGTCCAGACAATGAGCCACCATAGGAAACCCAGGTGTATCAGGCTATAGAGACAAGGTCTACAGGGCAAGTGTGATAAAGAACCAAAAGCTATTTTAGCCAAATGATTTAATTCACTTTGCATCTTATTTGTATATAGTTCTCATGCATTCAAAGCAGAAAGGCACTTGGGCTCTGTGTGTCTAGGCTTAGAAGATTGACCTCAGACATATGTATGGAACCTTTGTAGAAGAGCATGATGTCCTTGTATCTGGAGAAAATATTGATTTATGTGCTAAGCTTTTAAGTCTAAGAAAGTCACATATTTgtatagttataaaaatatttaacacttcCTTATACCACTTGAGAATTTTATCCAGGATTTCACACTGGAACATTAACATGATATCATACTGTTGCATGTAATGGGGGCTCTACATAATgctgaattgtattttttttcacttggtaCAGATTTGATGAAAATAGCCAGTCCATGGAGCAAGGTTTCCCCAGAATAATAGCTGATGACTTTTCAGGAGTTGAGCTGAAGATTGACGCTGTGTACAGGCATTTGGTAAGGGGACACTCATTGCATTGCCAGTGGGGACACTTTGGGACATTTTATGGTATCAAAATGAAGAGGAGACacaaaccaatttttaaattgttcaagCTTATAACCTTTTAACTCTAAACtctagaaaattttcattttccaatttaTGCTAATTgggcttaaatttttttcttgaataatttcCAAGTCTGTTTCATACTTGCACATAAAATCAAAAGATGCTTCTTCACATCATAGCCATTTCAGGTCACTATTTTGGTATAAAAATACAACCAAGTGAGAGCCAGGTTTACTAATGGCTGGTTGTCTTTCTCCCCTGTCTCCTCCTTGTTGTCCATTCTCTCCTATCCCAAGGAGAGATTAAAAGAGCCTTGTCTGGCTTTCTGTTGCAAGCTGCAATTGTCtacattaaataattcatttgtaaataaatgTTAGTCCTGTTATATGCTGAAAAGAGACACAATTTGATTCCTGGTAATGAGCGGATGGGAAAGCAAAACATGTACCTGCTTTTAAGGAATTCTGGAGGGAGCTGCCAGGGCTTGACATCATAATGTTCATAAGATTGCTGATCTTGTTACTAAGATAACTTGGCCTTAAAGTATGCAAAGCAGGAAATGGACCTCCAGTGCATTTTATTGTCGGCCTGATTTTCTTGGGTCCAATTGCATCTCAAGCTGTGATTAAGTACCTCGTGGGCGGAAAGGGGATTGGGAAGAAAGAGGGGAATAAACGAAGGTTTTAAAATAATCCTGGAATTTTATCTATTTGAAGGTAGTATAATCTAATGTTTTTAGATcactggctttggagtcaaaAGAAT
Protein-coding regions in this window:
- the LOC132428994 gene encoding interstitial collagenase translates to MQKFFGLKVTGKPDAETLNVMKQPRCGVPDMAQFVLTQGNPRWEDTHLTYRIENYTPDLSRAAVDHAIEKAFQLWSSVSPLSFTKVSEGQADIMISFVRGDHRDNSPFDGSGGNLAHAFQPGPHIGGDIHFDEDERWTNNFRDYNLYRVAAHELGHSLGIAHSTDIGALMYPNYIFSGDVQLSQDDISGIQAIYGPSQNPTQPIGPQTPQVCDSKLTFDAITTIRGELMFFKDRFYMRTNPFYPEAELNFISVFWPRLPNGLQAAYEVADRDEVRFFKGNKYWAVKGQDVLYGYPKYIYRSFGFPRTVKNIDAAVSDEDTGKTYFFVANKCWRYDEYKQSMDAGYPKMIAEDFPGIGSKVDAVFQKDGFFYFFHGTRQYKFDTKTKRILTLQKANSWFNCRKN